Part of the Geodermatophilus obscurus DSM 43160 genome is shown below.
TCCGAGGTCCAGCCCCGCGGCGGTGTACTCGGGGCGCCCGAACTGCTCGCCGGCGAGGACGAGGGCCCGGGCGGCGTCCAGGTCGGCGTCCGAGGCCGACGACGCGTCGACGACGCCGCCCTCCTCCCACCGCCAGCTCAGCAGTCCGTCGGGGCGCTGCAGGTTCTCGCGCGTCCAGTTCCACGCGCGGGCGAAGGTCTTCGCATCGCCGAGGCCCACCGCCACGAGCATGGCGTAGGCCTGTCCCTCGCTGACGGTGTCCCCGCCCTGGTCGGGGCGCACGACCTGGCCGTCCTCGTCGACGTACCCGTCGAGGAATGCCCGCCCGGCCTCCGCGGCCGTGTAGGTGCGCAGCTCTGCGGGAGGGGCCGGCGCGACGGTGGAGGGACCGGTGGGAGAGGGAAGCGGGGCGCCGGTGGTGCCCCCACCCCTCGTCCCCACGACGGCCGCGAGGACGACGACGAGCAGCGCGAGGACGCCGAGGGCGCCCACGGTGATGCCGCGCGGGCTCACCTCGACAGCCCCTCGTCGGTCCGCATGCCGAGCGGCGTGGCCTCTGTTCTCACGTCGGGCAAGATACAGACAGGGTCTTGGTGCCTTACGTTACCGAATCGTTATGCGAATCGGGGCAAGCCGGGCTGCGGCCCCGGTGCGGCGGTCCGCGTCAGCGGTCCCCACCTGCGCGGATGTCGGAGCGTGCCGGTGGTCACTCGACCTGGACCACCTGGGATGGCGGCTGTCGATGTGGCGCGCGTCATCTGATTGGACGCGATTCTCTGACACTCCGTGGTTGGCCCGGCGCCGGTCGTGAGTGATCAGGAAAGCCCAGGTGAGAGCCCTTTCCGACGCAGGTACGTTCGGCGTCCGGTACCGCGGGGGGTGTCGAGCAGGGCGTGCTCCCGAGTCGTCCGGCGGTCGCCGGTTGGGAGATGTCCGTGTTGCTGCAAGCGCTGTGGCGTGCCCAGATCGCCCGGTTCGCCCTCGTGGGGCTGGCCATGACCGCTCTGCACCTCCTGGTCTTCCGACTCGTGCTGCCGTGGTCGGTGCCCGAGGCTGCCAACGTCATCGCCTTCCTCACCGCCACGCAGGTCAACTTCGCGCTGAGCTACTTCTGGACCTGGTCCGCCCGGCGCCCCGTGGGTCAGGAGACGATCCGGTCGGTGCTGCGGCGCGCCCTGCTGTTCAACGGCTCGGCTGCCCTCGGCTTCGGCGTCAACGCCGTGGTCTTCTCCGCGGCCCACCGCGTGGCCGGCCTCGGCCCGACGGCGAGTGCGCTCACCGCGACCGTCGTCAGCGCCGCCGCCAGCTTCCTGCTCAGCTCACGGGTCGTCTTCGCCCGCCGGGAGGTCCTCACCGCCGCGGACCTCGTGAACCCATCCGGGCCCGGCCCCGTATCCCCTCTCGTCACCCCGCCCAGCGCCGAGTGGGAGCGCGTGAGCGCCTCGTCGACCACGTCCCCGTCCGTCAGTCCGTGGAAGGTGTCCCAGCGGTGAGCCAGCGCAATCCCGATCTCGACATCGTCGTCCCCGTCTACAACGAGGAAGCGCGGCTCGGGGCGACGCTGCGTGCCCTCACGGCCCACACCGCCACGCTCCCGCTGAGCGTGGCGATCACCGTCGTCGACAACGGCTCCGTGGACCGGACCGCCGAGGTGGTCGACGAGGTCGCCGAGCGCCGCCCGGACAACACCGTGCTGCGCCTCATCGGCTGCGCGCGGCAGGGCAAGGGCGCGGCCGTGCGCCGGGGTCTGCTGGCCAGCACGGCCCGGTGGCGGGGCTTCTGCGACGCCGACCTGTCCACGCCCCCGCAGGTGCTCACCGACGTCATCGGCCACCTGGAGCGGGGCGCTCCCGTCGTGATCGGCTCGCGGCGCGCCCCGGGGGCGAGCTACGCCGTCCCCCAGCCCCTGGTCCGGCGGCTCGGCTCGTCCACCTTCCGGATGCTGACCCGGCCGCTCGTGGGTGACGTCGCCGACACCCAGTGCGGCTTCAAGTTCTTCTCCGGTGAGGCGGCCGAGCAGGTCTTCCGCCGGGTCACCGCCAACGGCTTCGCCTTCGACGTGGAGGTCCTCGCCGTGGCCAACCGCCTCGGCCTGCCGGTCGTCGAGGTGCCGGTCCGGTGGACCGACCAGGCCGGCTCGTCCTTCCACGTCTGGACCCACGGCAAGCGGGTCGTCTCCGAGGTCGTCGCCGTCCGCGCGGCGCTGGCGAGGATGTCGTGAGGTGGGCGGTACCGCCTTCGTCCGTGGTCGTCCTCAACTGGCGGGACCGTCGGCACCCTGCGGCCGGCGGTGCCGAGCTCTACTGCGAGCGCCTCGCGCGTGAGCTGGCCCGCCGCGGCCGGTCCGTCGTCCTCGTGACCAGCCGGCCGGCCGGCACCGCGGCGCGGGAGAGCCTCGACGGCTACTCCGTCCGTCGGCTGGGCAGCTGGTGGAGCGTCTACCCGTTGGCGCTGCTGTGGCTGCTCCGCCACCGGCGGTCGGTCGGCGCGGTCATCGACTCGCAGAACGGCGTCCCCTTCTTCAGCCCGCTGGTCCTCGGACCCCGCACGCCCGTGGTCCTGCTGGTCCACCACGTCCACCAGGACCTCTTCACCCGGGCGCTGCACCCGCTGGCCGCGCGGCTGGCGCGGTGGCTGGAGGGTCCCGCGAGCCGTCGGGTGTACCGGCGCCGGACCGTGGTCGTCCTCTCGCCGTCGGCGCGCACCCAGGTCCGGCGGCGGTTGCGCTTCGACGGCGCCGTCCGGGTCGTGCCCACCGGCGCCGACACGCTCGGCCTGCGGGGCGAGCGCTCCGCTGCGCCGCGCATGGTCGTGGTGGGACGCCTGACGGCCTACAAGCGCCTCGACTCGCTGGTCGACGCCATGGCGGAGGTCCAGCGCTGGCTGCCCGACGCCGAGCTGCACCTCGTCGGCAAGGGGCCGGCGCGCCGCGATCTCGAGCAGCGGGCGCGCGCGGCCGGTGCGCGGGTCGTCTTCCACGGCCGGCTCCCCGACGTCGAGCGGGACGAGCTCCTCAGCACCGCGTGGCTGACGGTGAGCGCCTCCGACGGCGGGGACTGGGCCGTGTCGCTGGTCGAGGCCAACGCCGCCGGCGTCCCCGCACTCGCCCGGCGGGTCAGCGGCCTGCGGGACACCGTCCGCCACGGTCAGACGGGGTGGCTCGTCGACGGCTCGGAGGACGGGCTGGCCGAGGCGATCACCCGGGCGCTGGTCACCCTCGCCGATCCGGTGGTCGCCGGCACCGTCTCGGAGCGGGCACGCGCCTGGGCCGACCGCTTCACCTGGGCGCGGACGGCGGACGGCGTGCTGCAGGCGCTCGACACCGAGCGCGCCCGGCTCGAGCGGCAGCTGCACGGTCACCGCGAGCGGCGCACCGGCAACGACCTCGTGGTCGTGCTCAGCGTCGCGCAGTCCGCCCTGCCGGAGGGCTGGGAGTCCCTGCGGCGCACCAACGACGTCTGGGTCTCCGACGGCACCACCGTGCGCGCCCTGCTCACCGGTGCCGACGAGGGGGACGTCGAGGTCATCCTGGCCCGGCTGGGGATCCGCCGGGACGGCCCCTCCGTCAGCGTGCTCGTGGCCCGGCACGCCGACCTCCTCGGCGGCCGCTCCCTGCTCGACGAGCCGGTGGTGGACCTGGTCGAGGGCGTCGAGCGCGCGGCCGCCTCGCTCGAGGACCAGCGACCCGGCGGGCGCGGAGGCCGGCATGCGGCGTGACCTGCTGATCGTCCGGGACGGTGACGCCCGGCTCCGCCCGGGGGCCGCGCGCCGGGCGCAGCGCCGCCGGCGCCGCACCGCTGTCGTGGCCGTCGTCGCCGCGGCGGTCTCGGTGGTGGGCGGGATCCGCCTCGCGGACGACGTCCAGCGGGCCGCCGCGGTGGTCGCGGCCGACCAGCCGATGGTGGCCTCGGACAAGACGGTGCTGACCGACCTCTGGCGGGACTACCGGCAGACCCACCTGGAGCCGGGCACCGGCCGCACGCTGGTGCTCCAGGACGGCGCGGTCACCACGTCCCAGGGCCAGGGCGACACGATGCTGCGGGCCGTCTGGATGGACGACCAGGAGACCTTCGCCCAGAGCTGGCAGTGGACCAAGGACAACCTGCAGCGGGACGACGCGCTGCTGGCCTCGAGGTTCGGGGAGCGGCCCGACGGGTCCTACGGCATCCAGGCCGAGCTCGGCGGGGAGGACCCGGTGAGCGGCGCCGACGTCGACGTCGCGTTCGCACTGCTGATGGCCTACTCGCGCTG
Proteins encoded:
- a CDS encoding GtrA family protein, which encodes MLLQALWRAQIARFALVGLAMTALHLLVFRLVLPWSVPEAANVIAFLTATQVNFALSYFWTWSARRPVGQETIRSVLRRALLFNGSAALGFGVNAVVFSAAHRVAGLGPTASALTATVVSAAASFLLSSRVVFARREVLTAADLVNPSGPGPVSPLVTPPSAEWERVSASSTTSPSVSPWKVSQR
- a CDS encoding dolichyl-phosphate beta-glucosyltransferase yields the protein MSQRNPDLDIVVPVYNEEARLGATLRALTAHTATLPLSVAITVVDNGSVDRTAEVVDEVAERRPDNTVLRLIGCARQGKGAAVRRGLLASTARWRGFCDADLSTPPQVLTDVIGHLERGAPVVIGSRRAPGASYAVPQPLVRRLGSSTFRMLTRPLVGDVADTQCGFKFFSGEAAEQVFRRVTANGFAFDVEVLAVANRLGLPVVEVPVRWTDQAGSSFHVWTHGKRVVSEVVAVRAALARMS
- a CDS encoding glycosyltransferase family 4 protein → MVVLNWRDRRHPAAGGAELYCERLARELARRGRSVVLVTSRPAGTAARESLDGYSVRRLGSWWSVYPLALLWLLRHRRSVGAVIDSQNGVPFFSPLVLGPRTPVVLLVHHVHQDLFTRALHPLAARLARWLEGPASRRVYRRRTVVVLSPSARTQVRRRLRFDGAVRVVPTGADTLGLRGERSAAPRMVVVGRLTAYKRLDSLVDAMAEVQRWLPDAELHLVGKGPARRDLEQRARAAGARVVFHGRLPDVERDELLSTAWLTVSASDGGDWAVSLVEANAAGVPALARRVSGLRDTVRHGQTGWLVDGSEDGLAEAITRALVTLADPVVAGTVSERARAWADRFTWARTADGVLQALDTERARLERQLHGHRERRTGNDLVVVLSVAQSALPEGWESLRRTNDVWVSDGTTVRALLTGADEGDVEVILARLGIRRDGPSVSVLVARHADLLGGRSLLDEPVVDLVEGVERAAASLEDQRPGGRGGRHAA